The genome window TGCGTGAAGGGTCTATGCTAGAAGCGCCTCAGGCATAAGCCGGGCTTCAAATCCGGACATTTATCACCGATTTCAGAGCACGCTTCGACGCTCCACGCGTTTGGCGGCTCTTTGACTGTTGGAGAGCACGTCTTGGCGCGGACCATCGCAGGATCGACGGTAGCTGAACGTTACGCTGGAGCGCTTTTCGATCTGGCCCGCGCGGACAACGCGGTAGGCAGCGTCGAAGCTTCTCTCGAAATCTTCCAGAAATCGCTGCGCGAAAGCGACGATCTCCGTCGCCTCGTGCTGAACCCGACGTTCTCCATCGCCGAACAGGAAAAGGGCCTCTCGGCCGTCCTGAAGGCGGCCGGAATCGAAGGCCTTGCGCGCGATTTTCTTATCGTTCTCGCAAAGAACAGGCGGCTTTTCGCCGTAGAGAACGTGATCGCGGCTTTCCGCTCGCTTGCCGCCAAGGACCGCGGCGAGGTCGAGGCAGAAGTCATTTCCGCCGTGCCGCTTAGCGAAGCCCAGACCCAGGATCTGGTCGACACGCTTCGGCAGAAGCTCGGCAAGACGCCGAAGCTTACGGCGATTGTGGATTCGAAGCTGCTCGGCGGGCTTGTCGTCCGCGTCGGCAGCCAGATGATCGATACGTCCTTACGTACGAAATTGAAAAACCTCGAAAAGGTGATGAAAGAGGCCAGCTGATGGAGCTAACGGAAATCCGCCCGTCCGAGATTTCTTCGATCCTGAAGGAACAGATCAAGAATTTCGGTCAGGAAGCAGAAGTCTCCGAGATTGGGCAAGTGCTCTCCGTGGGCGATGGTATCGCTCGCGTTTACGGTCTCGATAACGTCCAAGCCGGCGAAATGGTCGAGTTTCCGGGTGGCGTCCGTGGGATGGCGCTGAACCTCGAAGCCGATAACGTCGGTGTGGTTATTTTCGGCCTCGACACGAACATCAAGGAAGGCGACACCGTCAAGCGTACGGGCGCCATCGTGGAAACGCCGGTCGGCAAGGGGCTGCTCGGCCGTGTGGTGGACGGTCTCGGTAACCCGATCGACGGCAAGGGTCCGATCCAGTACACCGAAAAGCGCCGCGTGGACGTCAAGGCGCCCGGCATTCTTCCGCGTCAAAGCGTGAAAGAGCCGATGCAGACGGGCATCAAGGCCATCGACGCGCTGATCCCGATCGGCCGCGGCCAGCGCGAACTGATCATCGGGGACCGCCAGACCGGCAAGACCGCTGTGGCGCTCGACGCGATCCTGAACCAGAAGTCCGTGAACGCTACGGGCGACGAAAGCCAGAAGCTTTATTGTATCTACGTGGCGGTCGGCCAGAAGCGCTCGACGGTTGCGCAGTTCGTCAAGGTTCTGGAAGAGCAAGGCGCG of Rhodomicrobium vannielii ATCC 17100 contains these proteins:
- a CDS encoding F0F1 ATP synthase subunit delta, coding for MARTIAGSTVAERYAGALFDLARADNAVGSVEASLEIFQKSLRESDDLRRLVLNPTFSIAEQEKGLSAVLKAAGIEGLARDFLIVLAKNRRLFAVENVIAAFRSLAAKDRGEVEAEVISAVPLSEAQTQDLVDTLRQKLGKTPKLTAIVDSKLLGGLVVRVGSQMIDTSLRTKLKNLEKVMKEAS